A single genomic interval of Lentimicrobium saccharophilum harbors:
- a CDS encoding HNH endonuclease produces MEYQFLLLIILAVIIFAFKRWGFDISRKQRRDYYRNVYLQSDEWKRKRYVVLKRDNWRCVYCGARATQVHHKRYAKRNIGKEPIEWLVSVCNNCHNSKHH; encoded by the coding sequence ATGGAATATCAGTTTTTACTTTTGATAATATTAGCAGTTATCATCTTTGCATTTAAGAGATGGGGGTTCGATATAAGTCGAAAACAGCGAAGAGACTATTACAGGAACGTATATCTACAATCAGACGAATGGAAAAGAAAACGTTATGTAGTGCTCAAACGAGACAATTGGCGGTGTGTGTATTGTGGTGCTAGGGCAACACAAGTCCATCATAAACGTTATGCTAAGAGAAATATTGGTAAAGAGCCTATCGAATGGCTTGTATCTGTCTGTAACAATTGTCATAATTCTAAACATCATTAA
- a CDS encoding DUF19 domain-containing protein: MKKIIITLIVALTTIVSFAQTQLSDHLIFKGVPIDGTLNEYVSKMKHNGFTLINTKDGVAMLTGDFAAYKNCIVGVATLKQKDLVSKITVIFPDCDTWSLLSGNYLNLKEMLTQKYGKPSNCVEKFDTYSEPEDDGDRMHAVKMDNCKYYTTYETDKGSIQLSIEHDGVTRCFVMLSYYDKINSEIIKTKAIDDL; the protein is encoded by the coding sequence ATGAAAAAAATAATTATCACATTAATTGTTGCATTAACGACAATAGTTTCGTTTGCGCAAACGCAGTTGTCAGACCACCTTATATTTAAGGGAGTTCCGATTGACGGTACACTCAATGAATATGTGTCAAAGATGAAACATAATGGATTTACCCTCATAAACACAAAAGATGGGGTTGCAATGCTAACGGGTGATTTTGCGGCATATAAAAATTGTATTGTAGGAGTAGCAACTTTAAAACAGAAGGACTTAGTTAGTAAAATTACAGTAATTTTTCCTGATTGTGATACTTGGTCTTTGCTGTCGGGAAATTATTTGAATTTGAAAGAAATGCTTACACAAAAATATGGCAAACCATCAAATTGTGTTGAAAAGTTTGATACCTATTCTGAACCAGAAGATGACGGTGACAGAATGCACGCAGTTAAAATGGATAACTGCAAATATTATACAACTTATGAGACTGACAAAGGAAGTATTCAACTTTCAATTGAACACGATGGAGTAACAAGATGCTTTGTAATGTTGTCATATTATGACAAAATTAATAGTGAAATAATCAAAACAAAAGCGATAGATGATTTATAA